The Streptococcus oralis Uo5 genome includes a window with the following:
- a CDS encoding DivIVA domain-containing protein, which yields MPITSLEIKDKTFGTRFRGFDPEEVDEFLDIVVRDYEDLVRSNHDKETHIKNLEERLSYFDEMKDSLSQSVLIAQDTAERVKQAAQERSNNIIQQAEQDAQRLLEEAKYKANEILRQATDNAKKVAVETEELKNKSRVFHQRLKSTIESQLAIVESSDWEDILRPTATYLQTSDEAFKEVVGEVLGESVSLQPEEEPIDMTRQFTPEEVAELQARIEAGNKELAEFEAQQNQQTEEIVQHEESVEVEATAATEEDANKESVLIL from the coding sequence ATGCCAATTACATCGTTAGAAATTAAAGATAAAACCTTTGGTACAAGATTTAGAGGTTTTGACCCAGAAGAAGTAGATGAATTTCTGGATATCGTTGTTCGTGACTATGAAGACTTGGTTCGTAGCAATCACGACAAAGAAACGCACATCAAGAACTTGGAAGAGCGTTTGTCTTACTTTGATGAAATGAAGGATTCCTTGAGTCAGTCAGTTTTGATAGCCCAAGATACTGCTGAGCGTGTCAAACAAGCTGCTCAAGAACGTTCAAACAATATCATTCAACAAGCTGAACAAGACGCTCAGCGTTTGCTCGAAGAAGCGAAATACAAGGCAAACGAAATTCTTCGTCAGGCAACAGATAATGCGAAGAAAGTTGCCGTTGAGACAGAAGAGTTGAAGAACAAGAGTCGTGTATTCCATCAACGCCTCAAATCTACGATTGAAAGTCAATTGGCTATTGTCGAGTCATCTGATTGGGAAGATATTCTTCGCCCAACAGCTACTTACCTTCAAACAAGTGATGAAGCCTTTAAAGAGGTGGTTGGTGAAGTTCTTGGTGAATCAGTATCTTTACAACCAGAGGAAGAACCAATTGATATGACTCGTCAATTCACACCAGAAGAGGTTGCTGAATTGCAAGCTCGTATCGAGGCTGGCAACAAAGAATTGGCTGAATTTGAAGCCCAACAAAATCAACAGACAGAAGAAATTGTCCAGCATGAAGAGTCAGTTGAAGTAGAAGCTACTGCAGCAACTGAGGAAGATGCAAACAAAGAATCTGTTCTTATCCTATAA
- a CDS encoding RNA-binding protein, giving the protein MTANRAIYQHFSQDDIPFIDKGLEWFKRVEDTYAPVLTPFINPHQEQILRVLAGTYGLGCQSSGDVLPTESVRVLLYPDYFEPEISDFEMALLEICYPSKFEQLSHGKILGTIINQLGIDRKLFGDILVDEKRAQIFVNRAFIPLFQDGIRKIGRLPVSLEERPFTDRILSKIDYREREILVSSFRLDALLSSVLKLSRNQTSQLIEKKSVQVNYHLVEKSDYQVAVGDLISVRKIGRLKIVKDNGQTKKDKKKLTVRLLLSK; this is encoded by the coding sequence ATGACAGCAAATCGAGCCATTTATCAGCATTTTTCCCAAGATGATATTCCCTTTATTGATAAGGGTTTAGAGTGGTTCAAGCGGGTAGAAGATACATATGCGCCGGTACTTACTCCTTTTATCAATCCCCATCAGGAACAGATTTTGAGGGTGCTAGCTGGGACATATGGACTGGGTTGCCAAAGTAGTGGTGATGTTCTTCCGACAGAGTCGGTTCGTGTTCTTCTCTATCCCGATTACTTTGAACCGGAGATATCAGACTTTGAAATGGCCTTGTTGGAAATTTGCTATCCGAGTAAGTTTGAACAACTGAGTCATGGAAAAATATTGGGAACAATTATCAACCAACTAGGAATTGACCGTAAATTATTTGGTGATATCTTGGTAGATGAAAAGAGAGCACAGATTTTTGTCAATCGTGCTTTCATTCCTCTTTTTCAGGATGGAATAAGAAAGATTGGCAGACTTCCTGTATCGCTGGAGGAACGTCCTTTTACCGATAGGATTTTGTCTAAAATTGATTATAGAGAACGAGAAATTTTAGTTTCGAGTTTTCGATTGGATGCCCTCTTATCAAGTGTCTTGAAATTATCTAGAAATCAAACTAGTCAACTGATAGAGAAAAAATCTGTTCAGGTAAATTATCATCTGGTTGAAAAATCTGATTACCAGGTTGCAGTTGGAGATTTGATCAGTGTGAGAAAGATTGGTCGTCTAAAAATTGTCAAAGACAATGGACAGACCAAAAAGGATAAGAAAAAACTAACAGTCCGGCTACTTTTAAGCAAGTGA
- the ileS gene encoding isoleucine--tRNA ligase, with translation MKLKETLNLGKTDFPMRAGLPTKEPVWQKEWEEAKLYQRRQELNQGKPHFTLHDGPPYANGNIHVGHAMNKISKDIIVRSKSMSGFYAPYIPGWDTHGLPIEQVLAKQGVKRKEMDLVEYLKLCREYALSQVDKQRDDFKRLGVSGDWENPYVTLTPDYEAAQIRVFGEMAKKGYIYRGAKPVYWSWSSESALAEAEIEYHDLLSTSLYYANRVKDGKGVLDTDTYIVVWTTTPFTITASRGLTVGTDIDYVVVQPAGESRKFVVASELLNSLSEKFGWADVQVLATYRGQELNQIVTAHPWDTAVDELVILGDHVTTDSGTGIVHTAPGFGEDDYNVGVANGLEVAVTVNERGIMMANAGAEFEGQFYDKVVPTVIEKLGNLLLAQEEISHSYPFDWRTKKPIIWRAVPQWFASVSKFRQEILDEIEKVKFHSEWGKVRLYNMIRDRGDWVISRQRAWGVPLPIFYAEDGTPIMTAETIEHVAQLFEEHGSIIWWERDAKDLLPEGFTHQGSPNGEFKKETDIMDVWFDSGSSWNGVVVNRPELKYPADLYLEGSDQYRGWFNSSLITSVANHGVAPYKQILSQGFALDGKGEKMSKSLGNTIAPSDVEKQFGAEILRLWVTSVDSSNDVRISMDILSQVSETYRKIRNTLRFLIANTSDFNPAQDAVAYDELRSVDKYMTIRFNQLVKTIRDAYANFEFLTIYKALVNFINVDLSAFYLDFAKDVVYIEGAKSLERRQMQTVFYDILVKITKLLTPILPHTAEEIWSYLEFEAEDFVQLSELPEAQTFANQEEILDTWAAFMDFRGQAQKALEEARNAKVIGKSLEAHLTVYPNEVVKTLLGAVDSNVAQLLIVSELTIAEGPAPESAVSFEDVAFTVERATGEVCDRCRRIDPTTAERSYHAVICDHCASIVEENFADAVAEGFEAK, from the coding sequence ATGAAACTTAAAGAAACCCTCAATCTAGGGAAAACAGACTTTCCTATGCGTGCTGGTCTTCCAACCAAAGAACCAGTTTGGCAAAAAGAATGGGAAGAAGCAAAACTTTACCAACGTCGTCAAGAATTGAACCAAGGAAAACCACATTTCACTTTGCATGATGGACCTCCGTATGCAAACGGAAATATCCATGTTGGACATGCCATGAACAAGATTTCCAAAGATATTATTGTTCGTTCTAAGTCTATGTCAGGATTTTACGCTCCTTATATCCCAGGTTGGGATACACATGGTCTGCCAATCGAACAAGTTTTGGCAAAACAAGGTGTTAAACGTAAAGAAATGGACTTGGTTGAGTACTTGAAACTTTGCCGCGAGTATGCTCTTTCTCAAGTTGATAAACAACGGGATGACTTTAAACGTTTGGGTGTTTCTGGTGACTGGGAAAATCCTTATGTGACTTTGACTCCAGACTATGAAGCAGCTCAAATCCGTGTCTTCGGTGAAATGGCTAAAAAGGGCTATATCTATCGTGGTGCCAAGCCAGTTTACTGGTCATGGTCTTCTGAGTCAGCTCTTGCAGAAGCGGAAATTGAATACCATGACTTGCTTTCAACTTCCCTTTACTATGCTAACCGTGTCAAAGACGGAAAAGGTGTGCTTGATACAGATACTTACATCGTTGTTTGGACAACAACTCCATTTACCATCACTGCTTCTCGTGGGTTGACTGTTGGTACGGATATTGATTACGTAGTCGTACAACCTGCTGGAGAATCTCGTAAGTTTGTGGTTGCTTCAGAATTGTTGAACAGTTTGTCTGAGAAATTTGGCTGGGCTGATGTTCAGGTCTTGGCGACCTATCGTGGGCAAGAACTCAACCAAATCGTGACAGCTCACCCATGGGATACAGCAGTAGATGAGTTGGTAATCCTTGGTGACCACGTTACAACAGACTCTGGTACAGGTATTGTCCATACAGCTCCAGGTTTTGGTGAGGATGACTACAATGTCGGTGTTGCCAACGGTCTTGAAGTTGCTGTAACAGTTAACGAACGTGGTATTATGATGGCAAATGCAGGTGCTGAGTTCGAAGGTCAATTCTATGACAAGGTTGTACCAACTGTTATCGAGAAACTTGGTAATCTTCTCCTTGCCCAAGAAGAAATCTCTCACTCATATCCATTTGACTGGCGTACCAAGAAACCAATCATCTGGCGTGCTGTTCCACAATGGTTTGCCTCAGTTTCAAAATTCCGCCAAGAAATCTTGGACGAAATTGAAAAAGTCAAGTTCCACTCAGAATGGGGTAAAGTCCGTCTTTACAACATGATTCGTGACCGTGGTGACTGGGTCATCTCTCGTCAACGTGCTTGGGGAGTTCCTCTTCCAATCTTCTACGCAGAAGATGGCACACCAATCATGACAGCTGAAACGATCGAGCACGTGGCTCAACTCTTTGAGGAACACGGTTCTATCATCTGGTGGGAACGTGATGCCAAAGACCTCTTGCCAGAAGGATTTACGCATCAAGGTTCACCAAATGGCGAGTTCAAGAAAGAAACAGATATCATGGACGTATGGTTTGACTCAGGTTCATCATGGAATGGAGTGGTGGTCAACCGTCCAGAACTTAAATACCCAGCAGATCTATACCTTGAAGGTTCTGACCAGTACCGTGGTTGGTTCAACTCATCACTTATCACATCTGTTGCTAACCATGGCGTTGCTCCTTACAAACAAATCTTGTCACAAGGATTTGCGCTTGATGGTAAAGGTGAGAAGATGTCTAAATCTCTTGGAAATACCATTGCTCCAAGTGATGTTGAAAAACAATTTGGTGCGGAAATCTTGCGTCTCTGGGTAACAAGTGTGGACTCAAGCAACGACGTGCGTATCTCTATGGATATCTTGAGCCAAGTCTCTGAAACTTACCGTAAGATCCGGAACACTCTTCGCTTCTTGATTGCCAATACATCTGACTTTAACCCAGCTCAAGACGCAGTAGCTTACGATGAGCTTCGTTCTGTTGACAAGTACATGACCATTCGCTTTAACCAGCTTGTGAAAACGATTCGTGATGCTTATGCCAACTTTGAATTCTTGACAATCTACAAGGCCTTGGTGAACTTTATCAATGTTGATTTGTCAGCCTTCTACCTTGATTTTGCCAAAGACGTTGTCTACATCGAAGGTGCCAAATCACTCGAACGCCGTCAAATGCAGACTGTCTTCTATGACATTCTTGTCAAAATCACCAAACTCTTGACACCAATCCTTCCTCACACAGCAGAGGAAATCTGGTCATATCTTGAGTTTGAAGCTGAAGACTTCGTTCAATTGTCTGAATTACCAGAGGCTCAAACTTTTGCCAACCAGGAAGAGATCTTGGATACATGGGCAGCTTTCATGGACTTCCGTGGACAAGCTCAAAAAGCCTTGGAAGAAGCGCGTAATGCAAAAGTAATCGGTAAATCACTCGAAGCCCACTTGACAGTTTATCCAAATGAAGTGGTGAAAACTCTTCTTGGAGCAGTGGATAGCAATGTAGCTCAACTTTTGATCGTGTCAGAATTGACCATCGCAGAAGGACCAGCTCCAGAGAGTGCAGTAAGCTTTGAAGATGTTGCCTTTACAGTTGAACGCGCTACAGGTGAAGTATGTGACCGCTGCCGTCGTATCGATCCAACTACTGCAGAACGTAGCTACCATGCAGTTATCTGTGACCACTGTGCAAGCATCGTAGAAGAAAACTTTGCGGACGCTGTCGCAGAAGGATTTGAAGCCAAATAA
- a CDS encoding DivIVA domain-containing protein, producing MSITPQEISDKAFSRTFRGYNQEEVDLFLDKIYFELEEMIRYKDETELYIKKLEERLSYYTNDIPKRTVTSEQEPEAINDSIFY from the coding sequence ATGTCGATTACACCACAAGAAATAAGTGATAAAGCTTTCTCAAGAACATTCAGAGGCTACAATCAGGAAGAAGTTGACCTCTTTCTAGATAAGATTTACTTTGAATTAGAGGAGATGATTCGATACAAAGATGAAACTGAACTCTATATCAAAAAACTAGAAGAACGTCTTTCCTATTATACGAATGATATTCCTAAGAGAACAGTAACAAGCGAGCAAGAACCAGAAGCAATTAATGATTCTATTTTTTATTAA